One window from the genome of Spirochaetota bacterium encodes:
- a CDS encoding porin, whose product MLRISRYIVTLMVTMSLAMPLLAEDKRITRLTFGENRWISVHYLLQVQGYTQNTYFPQSGENESDDAIWSKNFIVRRSRIILEGQVARDVTFFMQTDDFRIGEYDNDSDGENKAFTQDAYINYRAADELQIAAGMISVPFMHHNRQYSAHLLGVDYNEEVIPLRGITNVWRDTGVEVRGLLLDTLNGKKGLIDYRIGIWQGVSKNYNYTEDTASDDINPYDYPRYCGRIQINLMDPETGFYYSGNYLGEKRIISLGAGFDYQNHAFRDYDFNTGGYGGLQAYRAWTVDAVIDYDLGEGMALAIQGAFIDVKNRPYYSFSAHDQYGFFGQIGFLFNGNIQLVCKYLSWTYEDWGDVSGDYERAYAIGGVNYFIDGHNANLKIEYQNPLNNDHKASSGEKKGTIQFQIYI is encoded by the coding sequence ATGTTAAGAATATCGAGATATATTGTAACACTAATGGTGACTATGTCGCTGGCAATGCCGCTATTAGCAGAGGATAAGCGCATTACAAGATTAACCTTTGGCGAGAACAGATGGATTTCGGTTCATTATCTTTTACAGGTACAGGGGTATACACAGAATACATATTTTCCTCAATCCGGTGAGAATGAGAGTGATGACGCCATTTGGTCCAAGAATTTTATAGTGAGAAGGTCGAGAATTATTCTTGAGGGGCAGGTTGCCAGGGATGTAACATTTTTTATGCAGACCGATGATTTCAGAATAGGCGAGTATGATAATGATAGTGATGGCGAGAATAAGGCATTCACCCAGGATGCTTATATCAATTACAGGGCAGCGGATGAGCTTCAGATCGCAGCGGGAATGATATCAGTGCCCTTTATGCACCATAACAGGCAGTATTCGGCTCATCTTCTCGGTGTTGATTATAATGAGGAGGTGATCCCCTTAAGGGGGATAACAAATGTATGGAGAGACACTGGGGTAGAGGTAAGGGGGCTTCTTCTGGATACCCTGAATGGCAAGAAGGGGCTCATCGATTACAGAATCGGGATCTGGCAGGGAGTCTCTAAGAATTATAATTATACTGAAGATACTGCTAGCGATGACATCAATCCCTACGATTATCCGCGATATTGTGGCAGAATCCAGATCAATCTGATGGATCCGGAGACAGGTTTCTACTATAGCGGAAATTATCTTGGCGAAAAGAGGATCATCTCACTGGGCGCGGGTTTTGACTATCAGAACCATGCGTTTCGAGATTATGATTTTAATACAGGGGGATATGGCGGGCTTCAGGCCTACAGGGCCTGGACAGTGGACGCTGTAATCGATTATGACCTTGGGGAGGGCATGGCGCTTGCGATTCAGGGTGCCTTTATAGATGTGAAGAACAGGCCCTATTATTCCTTTTCTGCTCATGATCAATATGGATTTTTTGGACAGATAGGATTCCTCTTCAATGGAAACATTCAACTTGTATGCAAATACCTCTCCTGGACCTATGAAGACTGGGGGGACGTATCTGGTGATTATGAAAGGGCATATGCTATTGGGGGTGTGAATTATTTTATTGACGGGCATAATGCCAACCTAAAGATTGAATATCAGAATCCCCTTAATAATGATCATAAGGCTAGTTCTGGCGAGAAAAAGGGGACTATCCAGTTCCAGATTTATATATAA
- the fdnG gene encoding formate dehydrogenase-N subunit alpha, translated as MDVTRRKFLKLSGMTISGTFLGGVPFLNSCKTKPHKLKRTIEVTTICPYCSVGCGLVVAVRDGVVVNIEGDPDHPINRGSLCAKGIALYQATTLNDMRPKGVLYRAPYSTRWREISWDAAIKKIANRIKRTRDKTFLEKEDNFIVNRTAGITGFSGTALTNEECYAWTKFARILGITYLENQGIRGYSATVEGMENAFGHGVMTNHWIDIQHADVIMMIRSNPAEDFPVSFKYIMKAKGGDARLLSIDSRFTRSSSLADLYAPIRPGTEIAFIGGIINYALQHDRINRKYMIEYTNGAYLINPEFSFHDGIFSGYDAKNREYDRSSWAYQKDRKGVPRMDVSLRNRNSVYQLLKEHYSRYTPERISSLTGCPEDAFIRIAEIFTSTHKPDRAATIMYSMNEDQHAGESHAIHAFALLQLLMGNIGVAGGGINALKHEANIQGATDHCIHWHSLPGYLPIPETRKHPNLDAYISKTIPSANDPMSINWRKNNWKYMVSLLRAFYGDAANRENDFCYDWLPKVSGAYGNVDVFNNMGDGRHKGAILIGANPLVGCFYNEAAAKSLENLEWLAAVDIFETETSNFWKRSGANPRRIKTEVFLLPSSNSIEREGSVTNAGRWVQWGYKAVSPPDEIRDNLWIVDNLFRKIRGLYERDKGARFPDPILNAYWNFHDDGDAPSPHMVAREINGFDWNTKKPLGDFISLKNDGSTASGNWLYCGSYNDGCNMMARRGMKDGSNRLGMYPEWAWCWPANSRVLYNRAGVNREGDPWNPAKRVASWNGSEWEGDMVHGGEDAAPDMMNPFIMLPEGVGRLFANTMTGGPIPEHYESKWSPSINILSSQNNYPILQIIVNKHVKPDSFPYLATYFRVTEHWRSGAMTKNMPWLSELSPDIFCEISPSLAWEKGIRNRDRVEISSPFGRMSAFALVTGRLQPLRINGRDIEIIGIHSHFALGYGRGRPYYNNINLENNEPIAFLVDINKEE; from the coding sequence ATGGATGTAACCAGAAGGAAATTTCTGAAGCTCTCCGGGATGACCATTTCCGGGACATTCCTTGGGGGCGTGCCATTCCTGAATAGCTGTAAGACAAAGCCTCATAAGCTGAAAAGGACCATCGAGGTTACTACCATATGTCCCTATTGCAGTGTAGGGTGCGGCCTGGTTGTCGCTGTGAGGGATGGGGTAGTGGTTAACATTGAGGGGGATCCTGATCATCCGATTAATAGGGGTTCCCTCTGCGCGAAGGGGATAGCCCTATATCAGGCGACCACTCTCAATGACATGAGGCCCAAAGGGGTGTTATACCGCGCTCCCTATTCCACCAGGTGGAGAGAGATATCCTGGGATGCGGCCATTAAAAAGATCGCTAACAGGATCAAAAGGACAAGGGATAAGACCTTCCTCGAGAAGGAGGATAACTTTATAGTGAATAGAACCGCCGGTATAACTGGATTCAGCGGTACCGCCCTTACCAATGAGGAGTGTTATGCCTGGACAAAGTTCGCGCGGATACTCGGTATAACATATCTAGAGAATCAGGGCATTAGGGGATACTCAGCGACTGTTGAGGGGATGGAGAATGCCTTTGGGCATGGCGTAATGACAAATCATTGGATTGATATACAGCATGCTGACGTAATAATGATGATCCGCAGCAATCCGGCTGAAGATTTTCCGGTTTCATTCAAATATATAATGAAGGCAAAGGGGGGGGATGCTAGGCTCTTGAGCATTGATTCAAGATTTACGAGGAGTTCTTCACTGGCTGATCTCTATGCGCCGATTCGGCCCGGGACTGAGATCGCTTTTATTGGCGGAATCATCAACTATGCCCTTCAACATGATCGGATCAACAGGAAATATATGATTGAATATACTAATGGCGCATATCTGATAAATCCGGAATTCAGTTTTCACGATGGTATCTTCAGCGGATACGATGCTAAGAATAGAGAATACGATAGGTCGAGCTGGGCATATCAGAAGGATCGAAAGGGCGTCCCCAGGATGGATGTGTCCCTCAGGAATCGCAACTCAGTTTATCAGCTCTTGAAGGAGCACTATTCGCGATATACGCCCGAAAGGATTTCAAGCCTGACAGGCTGTCCTGAGGATGCATTTATAAGGATCGCTGAGATATTTACCTCCACCCATAAGCCCGACAGGGCGGCGACAATAATGTATTCTATGAATGAGGATCAACATGCTGGAGAGTCTCATGCTATTCATGCATTTGCCCTGCTTCAGTTGCTTATGGGTAATATTGGCGTGGCGGGGGGCGGCATAAATGCCCTTAAACATGAGGCGAATATTCAGGGCGCTACGGATCACTGCATTCATTGGCATTCTTTACCTGGATATCTGCCAATACCGGAAACAAGGAAACATCCAAATCTGGATGCATATATAAGCAAGACAATACCTTCAGCAAATGATCCGATGAGCATCAATTGGCGGAAGAATAATTGGAAGTATATGGTCAGTCTTTTAAGGGCCTTTTACGGAGATGCCGCCAATAGGGAGAATGATTTTTGTTATGATTGGCTGCCTAAGGTCAGCGGAGCCTATGGGAATGTCGATGTATTTAATAATATGGGCGATGGCAGGCACAAGGGCGCTATCCTAATTGGCGCAAACCCGCTAGTCGGATGCTTCTATAATGAAGCGGCTGCAAAATCTCTGGAGAATCTTGAGTGGCTTGCGGCTGTTGACATCTTTGAAACAGAGACATCTAACTTCTGGAAGAGGAGCGGTGCAAATCCCAGGAGGATCAAGACCGAGGTATTTCTCCTCCCTTCATCCAATTCAATTGAGAGGGAGGGCAGTGTCACCAATGCAGGGAGATGGGTTCAGTGGGGATATAAGGCTGTTTCGCCGCCAGATGAGATAAGGGATAATTTATGGATAGTTGATAATTTATTCAGAAAAATCAGGGGACTCTATGAGAGGGACAAGGGGGCCAGGTTCCCAGATCCAATATTAAATGCTTACTGGAATTTTCATGATGACGGGGATGCCCCAAGTCCCCATATGGTTGCCAGGGAGATCAATGGTTTTGATTGGAACACAAAGAAGCCTTTAGGGGATTTTATCTCCTTGAAAAATGACGGTTCCACAGCATCCGGTAACTGGCTTTATTGTGGAAGCTATAATGATGGATGCAATATGATGGCCAGGCGGGGCATGAAGGACGGGTCTAACAGGCTTGGAATGTATCCGGAATGGGCCTGGTGTTGGCCAGCCAATAGTCGAGTGCTCTATAACAGGGCTGGGGTAAACAGGGAGGGCGATCCATGGAATCCCGCCAAGCGGGTTGCCAGTTGGAATGGAAGTGAATGGGAAGGAGATATGGTCCATGGCGGCGAGGATGCCGCCCCTGACATGATGAATCCCTTTATAATGCTGCCTGAGGGCGTCGGAAGATTATTTGCCAATACTATGACAGGCGGTCCCATACCTGAACACTATGAGTCAAAGTGGAGCCCAAGTATCAACATATTGAGTTCTCAGAATAATTATCCAATTTTACAGATAATTGTGAATAAACACGTCAAGCCCGACTCCTTTCCATATCTGGCCACATATTTCAGGGTGACAGAGCATTGGCGATCAGGCGCTATGACTAAGAATATGCCATGGCTCTCAGAGTTGTCTCCGGATATATTTTGTGAGATCAGCCCTAGCCTGGCATGGGAGAAGGGGATAAGGAATAGGGACAGGGTTGAGATCAGCTCCCCCTTTGGCAGGATGAGCGCCTTTGCTTTGGTAACAGGGAGGTTGCAGCCGCTTAGGATAAATGGCAGGGATATTGAGATAATTGGGATTCACAGTCATTTCGCCCTTGGTTATGGCAGGGGCAGACCTTATTATAACAATATTAACCTAGAGAATAATGAGCCTATTGCCTTTCTCGTAGATATTAACAAAGAGGAGTGA
- a CDS encoding 4Fe-4S dicluster domain-containing protein: MGEKAFLIDTTKCMGCRACQVACKQWNNLPAEDTSFFAAPEYTNPKGLSAITYNLVRFYELDREDPEKPLWQIMHQKCYHCEEPNCLRVCPVKAISKRGGWVVIDQNICIGCGACQEECVYNVPHVSDRDFNEYGIDKPIKKNKAYKCHACTVNERDIPACAAVCPTKSILYDDRIKVLDRASKRLKKIKDEYPKASIYGKDQFSGLHVITILKDKPEKYGLESSPKPIEISMIKNANRLYSILSTLTLGLPSLKRRAYRISRIIITKGSNFS; this comes from the coding sequence ATGGGGGAAAAGGCATTCTTGATCGACACAACCAAATGTATGGGGTGCAGGGCATGTCAGGTCGCCTGTAAGCAGTGGAATAATCTTCCTGCTGAGGATACAAGCTTCTTTGCCGCCCCTGAGTATACGAATCCGAAAGGGCTTTCAGCAATAACCTATAATCTTGTGAGGTTTTATGAATTGGATCGGGAAGACCCTGAGAAGCCACTTTGGCAGATAATGCATCAGAAATGCTATCATTGTGAAGAGCCAAATTGTTTAAGGGTGTGTCCGGTAAAGGCCATCTCCAAGAGGGGAGGCTGGGTTGTAATAGACCAGAATATATGTATTGGTTGTGGCGCCTGTCAGGAAGAATGCGTTTATAATGTGCCCCATGTAAGCGATAGGGATTTTAACGAATATGGAATTGATAAACCGATTAAGAAGAACAAGGCATATAAATGCCATGCATGTACCGTTAATGAAAGGGATATCCCTGCATGCGCTGCAGTATGCCCGACAAAATCTATACTCTATGATGATAGGATAAAGGTCTTGGATAGGGCTAGCAAGAGACTCAAAAAGATTAAGGATGAGTATCCTAAAGCGAGCATATATGGTAAAGATCAATTCAGCGGTCTTCATGTGATCACAATACTGAAGGACAAGCCAGAAAAATATGGCCTGGAGTCGAGTCCTAAACCAATAGAGATTAGCATGATAAAAAATGCAAATAGACTCTACTCCATTTTATCAACATTGACCCTGGGTTTGCCATCTCTCAAAAGACGAGCCTATAGGATCTCAAGGATTATAATCACAAAGGGTAGTAATTTTTCCTGA
- the purQ gene encoding phosphoribosylformylglycinamidine synthase I: MSKPNALVLTGYGINCDEETRYAFDKAGALAKIVHINDIISNPLILDDYQIFVFPGGFSYGDDTGSGKAMANRIKNNLLDEFIDFIERDTLMLGICNGFQIMVNLGIIPGLKGIIGDAEVSLEPNNSLRYQCRWVDLRIEADSPSIFTRGIKRLHIPVAHMDGNLYAPQDIINKIENNNLVVMRYSHPDGKPADGAFPFNPNGSINDIAAITDKSGRILGMMPHPERNIVFTHRDDWTYQKEWAKRRGISLPEEGEGMSIFRNAVGYFL, encoded by the coding sequence ATGTCAAAGCCGAATGCGCTTGTTTTGACCGGTTATGGAATAAATTGCGATGAAGAGACCAGATATGCCTTTGATAAGGCCGGCGCTCTCGCAAAGATTGTACACATCAATGATATTATTTCAAATCCATTGATACTCGATGATTATCAAATCTTTGTTTTCCCTGGGGGATTCTCTTATGGGGATGACACCGGCAGCGGCAAGGCCATGGCAAACAGAATAAAAAACAATTTATTGGATGAGTTTATAGATTTTATTGAAAGGGATACCCTCATGCTTGGGATTTGTAATGGATTTCAGATTATGGTAAATCTTGGCATTATTCCCGGCCTGAAGGGGATCATTGGGGATGCTGAGGTCTCTTTAGAACCCAATAACAGCCTGAGATATCAATGCAGATGGGTAGATTTGAGGATTGAAGCGGATTCACCATCAATATTTACAAGGGGTATTAAGAGGCTGCATATTCCGGTCGCTCATATGGATGGGAATTTGTATGCCCCTCAGGACATAATAAACAAAATAGAGAATAACAATCTCGTTGTAATGAGGTATTCTCACCCTGATGGCAAGCCAGCGGATGGCGCTTTTCCATTCAATCCCAATGGCTCAATCAATGATATTGCGGCAATAACCGATAAAAGCGGCAGAATTTTGGGCATGATGCCTCATCCTGAAAGGAATATAGTATTCACACATCGCGATGACTGGACCTATCAAAAGGAGTGGGCAAAGAGGAGGGGTATAAGCCTCCCGGAAGAGGGGGAGGGGATGTCCATATTCAGAAATGCTGTGGGATATTTCCTCTAG
- a CDS encoding 3-keto-5-aminohexanoate cleavage protein, which produces MALTLDDTSWRFTDNREWREHFTKWPPVIISCAITGGIHGKAANPDLPETPEEQADSTYEAYKAGCSIVHIHARDPKSNYSSQSQSAEDFYRVNKLIRERCPDIIINNTGTPVFYTDDEEKMVKHFAECNPEVASLDVGMLYMRVRIKAPKGAEISNDNALSRLAGGGFEHTDDGFMQFEGVIPLGYSKTEKLARAMRINNVKAELEVFNSQSWWFVDNLISKGLVDPPYWCQLVFGQDGACSPPTVMTALEMIENMPPKSLFSAIGIGPLQLPVNALSLIMGGHIRVGMEDNVYYRKGELSKSNAQQVERAVRIVHELNREVATPAQAREMIGIDQTPKEYS; this is translated from the coding sequence ATGGCTTTAACACTAGATGACACGAGTTGGAGGTTCACTGATAATAGGGAGTGGCGTGAGCACTTTACCAAATGGCCCCCAGTAATCATTAGCTGCGCGATTACAGGTGGAATCCATGGGAAGGCCGCGAATCCGGATTTGCCTGAAACACCGGAGGAACAGGCTGATTCTACATATGAGGCATACAAGGCAGGATGCAGCATCGTGCATATCCACGCCCGAGATCCAAAATCAAATTACTCCTCGCAATCTCAGAGCGCAGAAGATTTTTACAGGGTGAATAAGCTTATCAGGGAGAGGTGCCCGGATATAATCATAAATAATACAGGCACACCAGTATTCTATACAGATGATGAGGAAAAGATGGTTAAACACTTCGCTGAATGTAATCCTGAGGTGGCTTCGCTAGACGTTGGTATGCTCTATATGCGCGTTAGGATAAAGGCTCCAAAGGGGGCTGAGATATCAAATGATAATGCCTTGAGTAGACTGGCCGGCGGAGGATTTGAGCATACTGATGATGGATTTATGCAGTTCGAGGGAGTGATCCCGCTGGGTTATAGCAAAACTGAAAAGCTTGCTCGGGCAATGAGGATCAATAATGTAAAGGCTGAACTCGAGGTCTTCAACAGCCAGAGCTGGTGGTTCGTTGATAATCTAATCAGCAAGGGATTGGTCGATCCACCATATTGGTGCCAGCTCGTTTTTGGGCAGGATGGCGCCTGCAGTCCGCCCACTGTTATGACAGCTCTGGAGATGATAGAGAATATGCCTCCCAAGTCCCTCTTTTCCGCTATTGGCATTGGGCCGCTGCAGCTTCCGGTTAATGCACTAAGCCTCATCATGGGCGGACATATAAGGGTAGGAATGGAGGATAACGTATATTATCGCAAGGGAGAACTGTCAAAGAGCAATGCCCAGCAGGTTGAGCGGGCTGTACGCATAGTGCATGAATTAAACAGGGAGGTCGCTACACCCGCGCAGGCGCGAGAGATGATTGGTATTGACCAGACCCCCAAAGAGTATTCATAA
- a CDS encoding MFS transporter: MDEQQKMSGFYGWKNAGILFTTYFIGLGIVFYGFSVIFPNMIKDMGWGRGEAAIAHTIRGIVVGLLSPLVALLIKRIGSRKTLSLGILIMIIVLFFLGTVTKLWHWILLWGFIMSIGFALAGLLVHQTAVTNWFSVKRGAVLGLVMSGASVGGFVATPTFTWIMQNTNSWRWGWLICGMFCVLALAISYWLKDNPVDLGQHPDGISPNEEEVALGKARVARTYKTPVEWMLSDAIRTRFLWFSLVINISQIMGLYMMVVHGVLHITDLGYSEMQAASIIGFVILAGGVARFPMGWLGDYIEPRWIINITCLVMSISFIGIWKGPSFTMLMIAGPFFGVCYGTILVLISALVANYFGQDLFPNVMGFIMPFLVVIGAIVPVGAGYIADALGSYDLAFMIIILIMMIGFILSFFLTPPKAKV; the protein is encoded by the coding sequence ATGGATGAACAACAAAAAATGTCAGGTTTTTATGGTTGGAAAAATGCCGGGATCCTCTTTACTACCTATTTCATCGGACTCGGTATCGTCTTCTATGGCTTTTCAGTGATCTTTCCCAATATGATTAAGGATATGGGATGGGGTCGTGGGGAGGCCGCCATAGCTCACACCATCAGGGGAATAGTAGTAGGCCTGTTGAGTCCCCTTGTGGCCCTTTTGATAAAGAGGATCGGTAGCAGGAAGACGCTATCTTTAGGTATTCTCATTATGATTATTGTGCTCTTTTTTCTTGGAACAGTTACCAAGCTCTGGCATTGGATACTGCTTTGGGGTTTTATCATGTCAATCGGCTTTGCCCTTGCTGGCCTACTAGTTCATCAGACTGCTGTGACCAATTGGTTTAGTGTCAAACGTGGGGCAGTTTTGGGATTAGTGATGTCCGGCGCATCGGTGGGTGGATTTGTGGCCACACCCACCTTTACATGGATAATGCAGAATACTAACTCCTGGAGATGGGGCTGGTTGATTTGTGGGATGTTTTGTGTGTTAGCTCTAGCAATAAGCTATTGGTTAAAGGATAATCCTGTGGATTTGGGACAGCATCCTGACGGCATATCGCCAAATGAAGAAGAGGTCGCGCTAGGGAAGGCAAGGGTGGCGCGTACCTATAAGACCCCTGTTGAATGGATGTTATCGGATGCTATTAGAACGCGTTTTTTGTGGTTTTCACTTGTAATAAACATCAGCCAGATCATGGGTCTGTATATGATGGTGGTTCATGGGGTGCTCCATATAACTGATCTTGGGTATTCTGAAATGCAGGCAGCCTCTATTATCGGATTTGTTATCCTTGCAGGAGGCGTGGCTCGTTTCCCAATGGGTTGGCTTGGAGACTATATTGAACCCCGATGGATTATCAATATTACCTGCCTGGTAATGTCGATCTCCTTCATCGGCATTTGGAAGGGACCCAGCTTTACAATGCTGATGATCGCAGGGCCATTCTTTGGCGTCTGTTACGGGACTATCCTTGTGTTAATATCCGCGTTAGTCGCCAATTACTTCGGACAGGATCTGTTCCCTAATGTTATGGGTTTTATTATGCCCTTCTTGGTTGTTATCGGGGCTATAGTGCCGGTGGGGGCCGGTTATATAGCAGATGCCCTTGGCAGCTATGACCTTGCCTTTATGATCATCATCCTAATAATGATGATCGGCTTTATCCTTTCCTTTTTCCTGACGCCTCCAAAGGCTAAAGTTTAA
- a CDS encoding radical SAM protein — protein MPYETRHNIHECTDCGACKEFVACPGANEEICIGCGACNLICPNQALELVEAKRKREVQIEVNGKEKNVPERITVKEALWESGHGISACLPGSDDLFAPCGVGACGNCAVDIDGEIRLACVTEAKAGMKIKTDLPDDYIPRRIVGPFGGHPDGGVGTSWEFRKNSTSQFIELCCIVAGCNFRCPQCHNWMITHMGKGLAFTPQETAKMLTNKLKELGLESFLLSGGEITLNRPWLIQLVQELKQLNPEPGIRLHISTNGSLLTENYIDELIDAGLNVFGIDLKALHVETFMRITGLKNRELAQRCMDTAWKAVAYISENYHDSVFMGLGVPYNEELISFEEIRRMGREIYNIDPSIQTTGMAYFHGDYRSQIMWPSFDEMKRVRHILKEAGLTTVQCFAKEFIAPSDP, from the coding sequence ATGCCCTACGAAACACGCCATAATATACATGAATGCACAGATTGCGGCGCCTGCAAAGAGTTTGTAGCATGTCCTGGGGCTAATGAAGAGATCTGCATTGGCTGCGGCGCCTGCAATCTCATCTGTCCAAACCAGGCTCTCGAATTAGTAGAGGCTAAAAGGAAAAGGGAAGTACAGATTGAGGTTAACGGCAAGGAAAAGAATGTGCCAGAGAGGATAACTGTAAAAGAGGCCCTCTGGGAGAGTGGCCATGGTATCAGCGCCTGTTTGCCAGGCAGTGACGATCTATTCGCCCCTTGCGGGGTCGGCGCGTGTGGGAATTGTGCTGTAGATATTGATGGTGAGATCAGGTTAGCCTGCGTAACAGAGGCAAAAGCGGGGATGAAGATAAAAACCGACCTGCCTGATGACTATATACCACGAAGGATTGTTGGTCCCTTTGGTGGACATCCTGATGGCGGGGTGGGCACCTCATGGGAATTTAGAAAAAATTCCACTTCTCAGTTTATAGAATTATGCTGCATTGTGGCTGGATGTAATTTCAGATGTCCACAGTGTCATAACTGGATGATTACGCATATGGGGAAAGGATTAGCCTTCACTCCTCAGGAAACAGCGAAAATGCTCACTAATAAATTAAAAGAATTAGGTTTAGAGAGCTTTTTGCTATCTGGTGGGGAAATAACCCTGAATAGGCCTTGGCTGATCCAATTAGTACAAGAGCTTAAACAGCTTAATCCGGAACCAGGAATCCGCCTTCACATCTCCACAAATGGATCTTTGCTAACTGAAAACTATATTGATGAGCTAATAGATGCTGGATTGAATGTCTTTGGGATTGACCTTAAGGCCCTGCATGTAGAGACCTTTATGAGAATTACAGGATTAAAGAATAGGGAATTGGCTCAAAGATGCATGGATACAGCCTGGAAGGCTGTAGCATATATTTCAGAGAACTATCATGATAGTGTATTTATGGGTCTGGGAGTGCCCTATAATGAAGAACTGATCTCTTTTGAGGAGATTCGACGCATGGGGAGGGAAATCTATAACATTGATCCATCCATCCAAACCACTGGCATGGCTTATTTCCATGGTGATTATAGAAGCCAAATAATGTGGCCCAGCTTTGATGAAATGAAGAGGGTTCGCCACATCCTGAAGGAAGCTGGGCTTACGACGGTTCAGTGCTTTGCCAAAGAGTTTATTGCGCCTTCAGATCCATAA
- a CDS encoding amidohydrolase family protein, whose protein sequence is MKVIDLQTQMTTEKGALFPKDFKAHFEATFKTIIPYYQTEEEMMQVFREAGVKAIFLTPAPTNYEMMAEIGEYMLKVKNDFPDDFYGSWAPFNPEFDIKSYVIELEKYIDRVGSFGIFYYGASCGVPANDPKLFPIYELCSAKNAPIKISVGHTALGAGTPGGMGIRLGSERPIPNIDDVAAQFPNLNIIASHCPWPFHSEMISVMVHKANVYNEVHGWSPKYFPEELKREINGRLKRKIMFGSDYPFFSFERLFQDWEAEGFKPEAMENVYYKNAENVFGKQ, encoded by the coding sequence ATGAAAGTAATTGATCTTCAAACGCAGATGACTACAGAGAAGGGCGCCCTATTCCCTAAAGATTTTAAAGCACATTTTGAGGCAACCTTCAAAACCATCATCCCCTATTATCAGACTGAAGAGGAGATGATGCAGGTTTTTAGAGAAGCAGGTGTTAAGGCAATCTTTTTAACACCAGCTCCTACAAATTATGAGATGATGGCAGAGATTGGTGAGTATATGCTAAAGGTAAAGAACGACTTCCCTGACGACTTTTATGGAAGTTGGGCGCCCTTTAATCCCGAATTCGACATCAAGAGTTATGTGATCGAATTGGAAAAATATATTGATAGGGTTGGATCCTTTGGAATATTCTATTATGGAGCTTCATGCGGTGTCCCTGCAAATGATCCCAAGCTATTCCCAATCTATGAACTCTGCAGCGCTAAAAATGCCCCGATTAAGATTAGTGTGGGTCATACTGCATTGGGAGCTGGCACGCCGGGCGGCATGGGCATAAGGCTGGGATCCGAGAGGCCCATTCCCAATATTGATGATGTCGCTGCTCAATTCCCAAACCTAAACATAATTGCCTCCCACTGCCCATGGCCCTTCCACAGTGAGATGATCTCAGTGATGGTTCACAAGGCTAATGTTTATAACGAAGTGCATGGCTGGTCTCCAAAATACTTTCCAGAAGAGCTAAAAAGAGAGATCAATGGAAGATTAAAACGCAAAATCATGTTCGGCTCTGATTACCCCTTCTTCTCCTTTGAAAGGCTCTTTCAGGATTGGGAAGCAGAGGGTTTTAAACCTGAAGCCATGGAAAATGTTTACTATAAAAATGCTGAAAATGTATTTGGTAAGCAATAA
- a CDS encoding transposase, translated as MKSRRKFDKQFKIDSVELLERSGKTTSEISEDLGIRPDLLSRWRREIRDNNGKAFPGKGIPRDEELYRLKKELADVKLERYILKKAVAIFSKTEKRGINS; from the coding sequence ATGAAATCAAGAAGAAAATTTGACAAACAATTTAAGATTGATTCAGTAGAGTTGCTGGAGAGAAGCGGTAAAACAACTAGTGAGATATCTGAAGATTTAGGGATAAGGCCTGATCTTTTATCAAGATGGAGAAGAGAAATAAGGGATAATAATGGGAAAGCATTTCCTGGGAAAGGTATTCCTCGGGATGAGGAATTATATAGGCTGAAGAAGGAATTAGCAGATGTAAAACTGGAGCGTTATATATTAAAAAAAGCAGTGGCCATTTTCTCAAAGACCGAGAAGCGAGGTATAAATTCATGA
- a CDS encoding IS3 family transposase, protein MRDHSGKFPVKKMAEVLGVSRSRYYSYLKNPMNRYKMDYEDLNVIIQEIYEANRRLYGSPRIFRELRKRNIRCSRRRVARIMRENGFKGSYCQKFFIAFLICCYYY, encoded by the coding sequence ATGAGAGACCATAGCGGCAAGTTTCCGGTGAAGAAAATGGCCGAAGTGTTGGGGGTATCACGTAGCCGCTATTATTCTTATCTTAAGAATCCGATGAATAGATATAAGATGGATTATGAAGATCTTAATGTTATTATTCAGGAGATATACGAGGCAAATCGTAGGCTATACGGTAGCCCCAGGATATTCAGGGAGTTAAGAAAGCGTAATATCAGATGTTCGAGAAGGCGGGTAGCGCGTATAATGCGAGAGAATGGTTTTAAAGGGAGCTATTGCCAAAAGTTCTTTATTGCCTTCCTCATCTGCTGCTATTATTACTAA